In a genomic window of Ipomoea triloba cultivar NCNSP0323 chromosome 3, ASM357664v1:
- the LOC116012479 gene encoding uncharacterized protein LOC116012479 translates to MAAADKDSKTHNALQVSTSQRGLISEEDPEKQVQGSVLALPKRLQFLKLGSLATLASPPAKFQQIAKENDGVSRIRGRLNRLFSRKFDWKSVGRICREWIRNPLNMALLIWIVCVAVSGAILFLVMTGMLNHALPKKSQRDVWFEVNNQIINALFTLMCLYQHPRRLYHFVLLFRWRPDDISWLRKVYCKNGTHKPNEWAHMMVVVLLLNLNCFAQYVLCGLNLGYPRSERPAIGVGICLSVSIGAPGIAGVYSMISPLGKDHEAPGLDEEARVEHSIGGAIEARGKWSGGVFDFWDDISSAYLSLCCTFCVFGWNMERLGLGNMYVHIATFLLFCMAPFWIFGLAAVNLDNESVRAALGVTGILLCVFGLLYGGFWRIQMRKRYNLPPYSSCCGKPSVADCALWLFCCWCSLAQEVRTGNSYEERVDQKQPNISPLPREDGLFRSNPMAPPAPVIVTREDV, encoded by the coding sequence ATGGCGGCTGCAGATAAAGATTCCAAGACTCACAACGCTCTGCAAGTTTCAACATCTCAAAGGGGGCTAATAAGTGAGGAAGATCCTGAAAAGCAAGTGCAGGGTAGTGTTCTTGCCCTTCCCAAGAGGCTGCAGTTCCTAAAGTTGGGTTCTTTGGCTACTTTGGCTTCTCCACCTGCAAAGTTTCAGCAGATTGCTAAGGAAAACGATGGTGTTTCTCGAATTCGAGGCCGCTTGAATAGATTGTTTTCTAGGAAATTTGATTGGAAGTCTGTTGGGAGAATTTGCAGGGAATGGATAAGGAATCCTCTGAACATGGCACTTCTGATATGGATTGTGTGTGTTGCTGTTTCAGGTGCAATTCTGTTCCTGGTAATGACAGGAATGTTGAATCATGCCCTCCCCAAGAAGTCTCAGAGGGATGTTTGGTTTGAAGTGAACAACCAAATCATCAATGCACTGTTTACTCTCATGTGTTTGTATCAGCATCCAAGAAGGCTATACCACTTTGTTCTTCTGTTTCGATGGAGGCCCGACGATATTTCTTGGCTCAGGAAGGTTTACTGCAAGAATGGGACTCACAAGCCCAATGAATGGGCTCATATGATGGTGGTTGTTTTGCTGCTAAACCTCAATTGTTTTGCTCAATATGTTCTGTGTGGGCTTAATTTAGGGTACCCTAGATCAGAACGCCCTGCTATTGGAGTGGGAATATGTCTGTCTGTTTCAATTGGGGCACCTGGAATAGCTGGTGTTTATTCTATGATTAGCCCTCTTGGCAAAGATCACGAAGCCCCCGGGCTTGATGAGGAAGCACGAGTGGAGCATAGTATCGGGGGAGCCATTGAGGCGAGGGGGAAGTGGAGTGGAGGCGTTTTCGATTTCTGGGATGACATTTCCTCAGCATACCTCTCTTTGTGTTGcacattttgtgtttttggATGGAACATGGAGAGGCTAGGGCTTGGGAACATGTATGTTCATATTGCCACTTTTCTGCTCTTCTGCATGGCACCATTCTGGATTTTCGGCCTGGCTGCTGTTAATCTCGATAACGAATCTGTGAGAGCAGCATTGGGAGTCACTGGGATTCTTCTCTGTGTTTTTGGTTTGTTGTATGGTGGGTTTTGGAGGATTCAGATGAGGAAGAGATACAATTTGCCTCCATATAGTTCTTGTTGTGGTAAACCATCTGTTGCAGATTGTGCATTGTGGCTTTTCTGTTGTTGGTGCTCTTTGGCTCAAGAAGTTAGGACTGGGAATTCATATGAGGAAAGGGTTGATCAGAAACAGCCAAATATTTCTCCTTTGCCTAGGGAGGATGGGTTGTTTAGGTCTAATCCTATGGCACCTCCTGCTCCTGTAATTGTCACAAGAGAGGACGTTTAA